One Triticum dicoccoides isolate Atlit2015 ecotype Zavitan chromosome 5B, WEW_v2.0, whole genome shotgun sequence genomic window carries:
- the LOC119312892 gene encoding uncharacterized protein LOC119312892 isoform X2, with protein MADHGPTHQEDDDSYKGNSLHAFPEEEPKQHQVTVSRAASKGRYARFKENLNAKAEETKQHHHQVPVSCAASKGRNRAGWMSQERSTPEGINMKEHGWRFRFPFPELPKSTYRGDLNSLGKPVVMKQRKPLEVRNARRERRVAAKQKAARYHAEVALRKYNRANNTKFELVEVKVISIFSEFGGAGAHYNFTAKQPEDQHSADADSTKLFFSEVDLYFRSENDVIMCCIVGENDAGHCYGCKNYQPVIHPSSEAYGGGSSTCIDYPYPDSESSDSD; from the exons ATGGCGGATCATGGCCCTACTCACCAGGAGGACGACGACTC GTATAAGGGGAATTCGCTGCATGCCTTCCCAGAGGAGGAGCCAAAGCAACACCAAGTCACAGTTTCACGTGCCGCTTCTAAGGGGAGATATGCAAG GTTTAAAGAAAATTTGAATGCCAAGGCAGAGGAGACAAAGCAACACCACCATCAAGTTCCCGTCTCATGCGCCGCTTCAAAAGGGAG GAATCGAGCTGGTTGGATGTCCCAGGAGAGAAGCACTCCTGAAGGTATCAACATGAAGGAACATGGTTGGAGGTTTCGGTTCCCCTTCCCCGAACTCCCCAAGTCGACTTACCGTGGTGACTTGAACTCCCTTGGAAAGCCAGTTGTAATGAAACAGAGGAAACCTCTGGAGGTGAGGAACGCTCGCCGTGAAAGAAGAGTCGCGGCCAAACAAAAGGCTGCGCGCTACCATGCGGAGGTTGCCCTGCGTAAATACAACAGAGCAAACAACaccaag TTTGAGCTGGTGGAGGTAAAAGTGATATCTATATTCTCCGAGTTTGGAGGGGCCGGGGCCCATTATAACTTCACAGCTAAGCAGCCTGAGGACCAGCATTCTGCTGATGCCGACAGTACCAAGCTATTCTTCTCTGAAGTCGACCTCTATTTTCGGAGTGAGAATGATGTGATCATGTGCTGTATAGTTGGGGAAAATGACGCAG GCCATTGCTATGGATGCAAAAACTACCAGCCTGTTATTCACCCAAGCAGCGAAGCATACGGGGGCGGTAGCAGTACTTGTATTGACTACCCTTATCCGGACAGCGAAAGCTCAGACAGTGATTAG
- the LOC119312892 gene encoding uncharacterized protein LOC119312892 isoform X1 produces the protein MSMDDCFIPLPSPLHDRWRCGSPPCLSQLDLDDRAAAGSASHGVPRRILRSPNRPLAVPPRRPPPPLDPLPKYKGNSLHAFPEEEPKQHQVTVSRAASKGRYARFKENLNAKAEETKQHHHQVPVSCAASKGRNRAGWMSQERSTPEGINMKEHGWRFRFPFPELPKSTYRGDLNSLGKPVVMKQRKPLEVRNARRERRVAAKQKAARYHAEVALRKYNRANNTKFELVEVKVISIFSEFGGAGAHYNFTAKQPEDQHSADADSTKLFFSEVDLYFRSENDVIMCCIVGENDAGHCYGCKNYQPVIHPSSEAYGGGSSTCIDYPYPDSESSDSD, from the exons ATGTCCATGGACGACTGCTTCATCCCGCTCCCCTCCCCACTCCATGACCGCTGGCGGTGCGGCTCTCCCCCCTGCCTCTCCCAGCTAGATCTGGACGACCGCGCGGCCGCCGGTTCTGCCTCGCATGGCGTCCCCAGACGCATCCTGCGGAGCCCTAACCGCCCACTCGCCGTCCCCCCGaggcgcccccctcctcccctcgaTCCGCTGCCTAA GTATAAGGGGAATTCGCTGCATGCCTTCCCAGAGGAGGAGCCAAAGCAACACCAAGTCACAGTTTCACGTGCCGCTTCTAAGGGGAGATATGCAAG GTTTAAAGAAAATTTGAATGCCAAGGCAGAGGAGACAAAGCAACACCACCATCAAGTTCCCGTCTCATGCGCCGCTTCAAAAGGGAG GAATCGAGCTGGTTGGATGTCCCAGGAGAGAAGCACTCCTGAAGGTATCAACATGAAGGAACATGGTTGGAGGTTTCGGTTCCCCTTCCCCGAACTCCCCAAGTCGACTTACCGTGGTGACTTGAACTCCCTTGGAAAGCCAGTTGTAATGAAACAGAGGAAACCTCTGGAGGTGAGGAACGCTCGCCGTGAAAGAAGAGTCGCGGCCAAACAAAAGGCTGCGCGCTACCATGCGGAGGTTGCCCTGCGTAAATACAACAGAGCAAACAACaccaag TTTGAGCTGGTGGAGGTAAAAGTGATATCTATATTCTCCGAGTTTGGAGGGGCCGGGGCCCATTATAACTTCACAGCTAAGCAGCCTGAGGACCAGCATTCTGCTGATGCCGACAGTACCAAGCTATTCTTCTCTGAAGTCGACCTCTATTTTCGGAGTGAGAATGATGTGATCATGTGCTGTATAGTTGGGGAAAATGACGCAG GCCATTGCTATGGATGCAAAAACTACCAGCCTGTTATTCACCCAAGCAGCGAAGCATACGGGGGCGGTAGCAGTACTTGTATTGACTACCCTTATCCGGACAGCGAAAGCTCAGACAGTGATTAG